A portion of the Sebastes fasciatus isolate fSebFas1 chromosome 2, fSebFas1.pri, whole genome shotgun sequence genome contains these proteins:
- the arpp19a gene encoding cAMP-regulated phosphoprotein 19a codes for MSGDNEETQTAEETPVDDNKDVQDKVISPEKSEEAKLKSRYPNLANKPGGSDLLRKRLQKGQKYFDSGDYNMAKAKIKNKQLPTAAPEKTEITGDHIPTPQDLPQRKPSLVASKLAG; via the exons ATGTCGGGGGATAACGAGGAAACACAGACTGCGGAGGAGACACCAGTAGACGACAACAAG GATGTTCAGGACAAGGTGATCAGTCCTGAGAAGTCAGAGGAGGCTAAACTGAAGTCCAGATACCCAAATCTAGCAAATAAACCCGGGGGCTCTGACCTGCTTCGCAAACGCCTCCAGAAGGGG CAAAAGTACTTTGACTCTGGCGACTACAACATGGCTAAAGCCAAGATAAAGAACAAGCAGTTGCCGACAGCTGCGCCAGAGAAGACCGAGATCACAGGGGACCACATCCCCACCCCCCAGGACCTGCCCCAGAGGAAACCTTCCCTGGTGGCCAGTAAACTGGCAGGCTGA